One segment of Brassica napus cultivar Da-Ae chromosome C3, Da-Ae, whole genome shotgun sequence DNA contains the following:
- the LOC106385797 gene encoding expansin-A12: MEMKGKYLVTIILLVSTLSVGMCSNRWIRAHATFYGVNDSPASLGGACGYDNPYHAGFGAHTAALSGALFKSGESCGGCYQVRCDYRADPKWCLRGAAVTVTATNFCPSNNNGGWCNLPRHHFDMSMPAFFRIARRGNEGIVPVFYRRVGCRRRGGVRFTMRGQGTFNMVILSNVGGSGAVKAVAVRGSRGKIWHQMTRNWGANWQSSGDLRGQRLSFRVTLLDRKTMTFLNIVPSSWWFGQTFSSRGQFH; encoded by the exons atggAAATGAAGGGGAAATACTTGGTAACGATTATTCTACTGGTTAGTACGTTAAGCGTGGGGATGTGTTCTAATCGTTGGATTAGGGCTCATGCAACGTTTTATGGTGTTAATGATAGCCCTGCTTCACTTG GCGGAGCTTGTGGGTATGACAATCCATACCACGCCGGATTCGGAGCCCATACGGCAGCGCTAAGCGGTGCACTATTCAAAAGCGGCGAGTCATGCGGTGGGTGTTACCAAGTGAGGTGCGACTATCGTGCGGATCCTAAGTGGTGTCTCCGAGGAGCCGCCGTTACGGTGACGGCTACAAACTTTTGTCCGTCGAACAATAACGGAGGTTGGTGCAATCTTCCTCGTCACCATTTTGACATGTCCATGCCCGCTTTCTTCCGCATCGCCCGTCGCGGCAACGAAGGCATCGTCCCCGTCTTCTACCGCCG GGTGGGATGCAGAAGAAGAGGAGGTGTAAGGTTCACGATGAGAGGTCAAGGTACTTTCAATATGGTAATACTCTCAAACGTTGGCGGCAGCGGCGCGGTGAAAGCCGTTGCGGTGAGAGGCTCAAGGGGAAAGATTTGGCATCAGATGACTCGTAACTGGGGTGCCAACTGGCAAAGCTCCGGCGACCTTCGGGGACAGAGGCTCTCCTTTAGAGTTACTCTCCTTGACCGCAAAACGATGacgtttttaaatattgttcCTTCTTCTTGGTGGTTCGGTCAAACCTTCTCTTCTCGAGGCCAATTTCACTGA